DNA sequence from the Nesterenkonia lutea genome:
GTGCTTGACCGCGTTCTCCACCAGCGGCTGGATCATCAGCACCGGCACTCTGGTGGTCAGCACCTGGGGGTCGATGTCATAGCGGACCTTGAGCCGGTCCCCGAAGCGCGCCTGCTCCAGGGAGACATAGGTCCGCACGAAGTAGTACTCCTGGGCGAACTCGGCGTAGTGCCCCTCCTGCCGCACGGCATAGCGGAAGAACTCGGAGAGTCGCAGCAGCAGCTCACGAGCCTCGTCGGGGCGGGTGCGCGCCTTCGAGGCGATGGTGTTGAGGATGTTGAACAGGAAGTGTGGGTTGATCTGGGCGCGCAGAGCGTTCAGCCTCGCATCGGTGGCGAGCTGCTTCTCCCGGTCCAGCTCCGCGAGCTCCAGGTGCAGGGAGAGCATCGACGCCATGTCCTCCACGAGCTGCCGCGGCGGGATCTCCGTCTCGGCCTGATAGACCCCCAGCGTTCCGATCACGCGGGCGCCGACGCGCAGCGGGACGATCACGGCGGAGATCAGCTCGCACCCGGGGACGCGGCAGCCCAGTCCGGCCCGGTCCCGGACCACCTGGGTCTTGCCCTTGGCGATGGTGCGGGGGGCGGCCGAGGTCTGCATCTGCGCACCCTCCCGATGATGGTCCGCCCCAGGTCCCACATAGGCGAGGATCTGCTCGCGGTCGGTGATCGAGACCGCGTCCCCGGAGAGCATCGGGCGCAGCAGCTCGCAGGTGCGCCGGGCGGCCTCCGGGGTGAGCCCGGCGCGGAGCGGCATGGAGCGCCCTGCCGCGGCGAGGTTCCGCACTCCGCGGCTCACCTCCACCTCGCGCGGGGAGACGGGACGCTGACGCCGCCTCCCGCTGGCGCCGCGCAGGGCCGAGGGGTAGCCCAGCACCGCGCCGACCGTCAGGGCGAGCCCCAGCCCGAGCGTGGGCAGCATGGGCAGGGCGGGATCGGCGAAGATCTGGGTGCCGAGATAGACCAGGACCCAGATGAGCGTGACCGCCGCCGCCAGCACCGCACTACCGCGCATCCATGCCTCCTCGGGTCAGTCGGGCCATGCGTTCGGCTCGGCGGTCAGCCGCCGTGCCGTGCATGCGCACCCAGTGGCTCTGGACTCCGGCGGGGGCCGTCGTGCGCAGCGAGACCAGCACCACCACCGCCACGGTGATCGGAGCCACCACCAGGGTCGGCGCGGCGAACAGCTCCCGAAGCC
Encoded proteins:
- a CDS encoding histidine kinase, producing MRGSAVLAAAVTLIWVLVYLGTQIFADPALPMLPTLGLGLALTVGAVLGYPSALRGASGRRRQRPVSPREVEVSRGVRNLAAAGRSMPLRAGLTPEAARRTCELLRPMLSGDAVSITDREQILAYVGPGADHHREGAQMQTSAAPRTIAKGKTQVVRDRAGLGCRVPGCELISAVIVPLRVGARVIGTLGVYQAETEIPPRQLVEDMASMLSLHLELAELDREKQLATDARLNALRAQINPHFLFNILNTIASKARTRPDEARELLLRLSEFFRYAVRQEGHYAEFAQEYYFVRTYVSLEQARFGDRLKVRYDIDPQVLTTRVPVLMIQPLVENAVKHGIAGKAAGGTVHLRARVDPLARTTTIRVSDDGVGMAPEVLAEMADSTGELRGREAVQEDPSHAGVGLQNISERLSSLFGDRYELSISTPRSGGTVVELTIPLR